From Streptomyces showdoensis, one genomic window encodes:
- a CDS encoding universal stress protein gives MSEKTAVVVGVDGSEHSLRALEWALGVAHALEAPLTVAHVRPEALQLGSARIASLGPAPEMPDTVVDALAAHVGAKAEGLDVRYASLDGSVVDALSAAARDARLLVVGSRGRGGFKSLLLGSTSRTLAASAPCPVVVVPHEARAASLEGGARAGRVLLGLHTDETPDEVVAFAFQAAKRRGVPLEVVTAYPVPPSPALLIGAPAPALQVPPPLPDETPELVGLTARRQEERLRPFTERHPEVEVIPTVTPVDAAGRLVEDSREAGLLVVGRHRRHRVETLLVGSVAHAVLHHAACPVAVVPPAV, from the coding sequence AGACAGCTGTCGTGGTGGGAGTGGACGGTTCCGAGCACAGCCTGCGGGCGCTCGAATGGGCCCTCGGGGTCGCCCACGCCCTGGAGGCGCCGCTGACCGTCGCCCACGTCCGCCCCGAGGCGCTCCAGCTCGGCAGCGCCCGGATCGCCTCCCTGGGCCCCGCCCCCGAGATGCCCGACACCGTCGTGGACGCGCTCGCCGCCCACGTCGGCGCGAAGGCCGAGGGGCTCGACGTGCGGTACGCCTCGCTGGACGGGTCCGTGGTCGACGCCCTGAGCGCGGCCGCGCGCGACGCCCGGCTCCTCGTGGTCGGCTCGCGGGGGCGGGGCGGCTTCAAGAGCCTGCTCCTCGGCTCGACGAGCCGCACCCTGGCCGCGTCGGCCCCCTGCCCGGTCGTGGTGGTGCCGCACGAGGCGCGGGCCGCGTCACTGGAGGGCGGGGCGCGGGCGGGGCGGGTGCTGCTCGGGCTGCACACCGACGAAACCCCGGACGAGGTGGTCGCGTTCGCCTTCCAGGCGGCGAAGCGGCGCGGGGTGCCGCTGGAGGTGGTGACGGCCTATCCCGTACCGCCCTCCCCCGCCCTGCTCATCGGCGCTCCGGCACCCGCCCTCCAGGTGCCGCCGCCACTGCCGGACGAGACCCCCGAGCTCGTCGGCCTGACCGCCCGCCGCCAGGAGGAACGCCTGCGGCCCTTCACCGAGCGCCACCCCGAGGTCGAGGTGATCCCCACCGTCACGCCCGTCGACGCGGCCGGCCGGCTGGTGGAGGACTCCCGGGAGGCGGGCCTCCTGGTCGTGGGCCGGCACCGCAGGCACCGGGTCGAGACCCTGCTCGTGGGCTCCGTCGCGCACGCCGTACTGCACCACGCGGCCTGCCCGGTCGCCGTCGTGCCGCCGGCGGTCTAG
- a CDS encoding ribonuclease H family protein, which translates to MTEKIIAACDGASKGNPGPAAWAWVIGAGDGEIAHWEAGPLGTATNNVAELTALLRLLEHMDPAVPAEVRMDSQYAMKAVTTWLPGWRRKGWKTSAGTPVANKDLVVRIDELLADRRVEFVYTPAHQVDGDPLNDAADRAASHTARTQEPAGSAAGSPLPPPEPGSSRPAAAKRVPKAAGATSRGPRKAGSSGAPTLKARFPGRCRCGKPYGKGETITKNSDGWGHPTCTDAAS; encoded by the coding sequence ATGACAGAGAAGATCATCGCGGCGTGTGACGGCGCCTCCAAGGGCAATCCCGGACCCGCCGCCTGGGCCTGGGTCATCGGTGCGGGGGACGGCGAGATCGCGCACTGGGAGGCCGGACCGCTCGGCACGGCGACCAACAACGTGGCCGAACTCACCGCCCTGCTCAGGCTCTTGGAGCACATGGACCCCGCCGTGCCCGCCGAGGTGCGGATGGACTCGCAGTACGCGATGAAGGCCGTCACCACCTGGCTGCCGGGCTGGCGCCGCAAGGGCTGGAAGACCTCGGCCGGCACCCCGGTCGCCAACAAGGACCTCGTGGTGCGCATCGACGAGCTGCTCGCCGACCGGCGCGTCGAGTTCGTGTACACCCCCGCCCACCAGGTCGACGGCGACCCCCTGAACGACGCCGCCGACCGCGCCGCCAGCCACACCGCCCGCACCCAGGAACCGGCCGGCTCCGCCGCCGGCTCGCCGCTTCCGCCGCCGGAGCCCGGTTCCAGCCGCCCGGCGGCCGCCAAGCGTGTCCCGAAGGCGGCCGGAGCGACGTCCCGAGGACCCCGGAAGGCGGGCTCCTCGGGCGCTCCCACGCTCAAGGCCCGGTTCCCCGGACGGTGCCGCTGCGGCAAGCCCTACGGCAAGGGGGAGACGATCACCAAGAACTCCGACGGCTGGGGGCATCCGACCTGCACGGACGCCGCTTCCTAG
- a CDS encoding STAS domain-containing protein — translation MHLIRRREPHLAVRSSEGLTTVELYGELDLVLVQRVRPELDDLTREATALTVDLRHLGFCDASGLGLLVRCAQRVRGRGAAWRLVCDQPMILRLIRLAGLDDVLRPEPSVPDPGGRAPDGAARPPAPRAGQPGRLPV, via the coding sequence ATGCATCTGATCCGACGCCGCGAACCGCACCTCGCCGTCCGGTCGAGCGAGGGCCTGACCACTGTCGAGCTGTACGGCGAGCTCGACCTGGTGCTGGTGCAGCGCGTCCGGCCCGAGCTGGACGACCTCACCCGCGAGGCCACCGCCCTCACGGTCGACCTGCGCCATCTCGGCTTCTGCGACGCGTCGGGGCTCGGGCTCCTGGTGCGGTGTGCGCAGCGCGTGCGGGGGCGGGGCGCGGCCTGGCGCCTCGTGTGCGACCAGCCGATGATCCTGCGGCTGATCCGGCTGGCCGGCCTCGACGACGTACTGCGCCCGGAGCCGTCCGTGCCCGACCCGGGCGGCCGGGCTCCCGACGGCGCCGCCCGGCCTCCGGCGCCCCGCGCGGGGCAGCCGGGGCGACTGCCGGTCTGA
- a CDS encoding GNAT family N-acetyltransferase: MPVPVVLAGRTVRLEPLAMRHAEGIAWAGALDRAAYAYTAVPHGLDASCDYIARALADQAAGRALPFALVNPRNGRVLGSTRFLELDYWRGPLVWPPTTGTPHGDPLTAVPDAVEIGNTWISTEARGTGVNTEAKYLMLRHAFETWGVRRLSMRADARNSRSRAAIERLGATCEGVRRAHSRGLDGVVRDTAFYSILDEEWPAVRGIIELRLPGLRPQGVLERAFPGETREHGGAGELLPA; the protein is encoded by the coding sequence GTGCCAGTACCTGTAGTCCTTGCCGGGCGCACCGTGCGCCTGGAGCCGCTGGCCATGCGCCACGCCGAGGGCATCGCCTGGGCGGGCGCACTGGATCGTGCGGCCTATGCCTACACCGCCGTGCCCCACGGCCTTGACGCCTCCTGCGACTACATCGCCCGCGCGCTCGCCGATCAGGCGGCGGGCCGGGCGTTGCCCTTCGCCCTGGTCAATCCCCGCAACGGCCGGGTCCTGGGATCCACCCGATTCCTGGAACTCGACTACTGGCGCGGACCCCTCGTGTGGCCGCCGACCACCGGCACGCCCCACGGCGACCCGCTGACGGCCGTGCCCGACGCGGTGGAGATCGGCAACACCTGGATCTCCACCGAGGCCCGCGGCACCGGCGTCAACACCGAGGCCAAGTACCTCATGCTGCGTCATGCGTTCGAGACCTGGGGCGTGCGCCGCCTCTCGATGCGGGCCGACGCCCGCAACAGCCGCTCCCGGGCCGCGATCGAACGTCTCGGCGCCACCTGCGAGGGCGTCCGCCGGGCCCACTCCCGCGGCCTGGACGGGGTCGTCCGCGACACCGCGTTCTACTCGATCCTCGACGAGGAGTGGCCGGCCGTGCGCGGCATCATCGAGCTGCGGCTCCCCGGCCTGCGCCCGCAGGGCGTCCTCGAACGGGCCTTCCCCGGCGAGACCCGGGAACACGGCGGCGCGGGCGAACTGCTGCCCGCGTAG
- a CDS encoding adenosine kinase, translating into MSSDSPSDAETDIDVLVLGGAGVDTIVYVPELPLPFADSHMIRPGIETRAGQTGDFVALGLHRLGLRTHHLDLVGADPEGELVRRFHRDQGIPLTEVPHPAGTKRAVNLVGPDGRRLSLYDATRGHDDDRLPPETVKALAARSGHAHVSITQPCAHALPALRDAGVTLSTDLHDWDGSSPYHEPFAHGADVVFLSAVALDDPERTMRGIAAHGRASVVVATAGADGAYLLDGAGSQLVHVPAVTPPAPVVDSNGAGDAFAAGFLAAWLSGAPVRECALHGSVAGAYACTVPATRTDAIGRDALRAEVARLSAAAGGH; encoded by the coding sequence ATGAGCAGCGACAGCCCCAGTGATGCCGAGACCGACATCGACGTCCTCGTCCTCGGCGGTGCCGGCGTCGACACCATCGTGTACGTCCCCGAACTGCCCCTGCCCTTCGCCGACAGCCACATGATCCGGCCCGGGATCGAGACCCGCGCCGGACAGACCGGCGACTTCGTCGCCCTCGGGCTGCACCGGCTGGGGTTGCGGACCCACCACCTCGACCTGGTCGGCGCCGACCCCGAGGGCGAGCTCGTCCGCCGCTTCCACCGGGACCAGGGCATCCCGCTCACCGAGGTGCCCCACCCCGCGGGGACCAAGCGGGCCGTCAACCTCGTCGGGCCCGACGGCCGCCGGCTCTCCCTGTACGACGCCACCCGGGGGCACGACGACGACCGGCTGCCCCCGGAGACCGTGAAGGCGCTCGCCGCCCGCAGCGGGCACGCCCACGTCTCGATCACCCAGCCCTGCGCCCACGCCCTGCCCGCGCTGCGCGACGCCGGGGTGACGCTCTCGACCGACCTGCACGACTGGGACGGCAGCTCCCCCTACCACGAGCCCTTCGCCCACGGGGCCGACGTGGTCTTCCTCTCCGCCGTCGCCCTGGACGACCCCGAACGCACCATGCGCGGCATCGCCGCCCACGGCCGCGCGTCCGTCGTCGTCGCCACCGCGGGTGCCGACGGCGCCTACCTCCTGGACGGCGCCGGGAGCCAGCTCGTCCATGTGCCCGCCGTCACCCCGCCCGCCCCCGTCGTCGACAGCAACGGCGCCGGCGACGCCTTCGCGGCGGGCTTCCTGGCCGCCTGGCTCTCGGGGGCGCCCGTGCGGGAGTGCGCGCTGCACGGCTCCGTGGCCGGGGCGTACGCCTGCACCGTGCCCGCGACCCGTACCGACGCCATCGGGCGGGACGCGCTCCGGGCGGAGGTGGCACGGCTGAGCGCCGCGGCCGGTGGTCACTGA